From the genome of Vibrio gangliei, one region includes:
- a CDS encoding AraC family transcriptional regulator, translated as MDMTYFIRAACLNGYEDIVRGYGQNPDKLLKNAGIIPSQLRDPDTFIFYDHFLKAIELASRECANDVFGLELGLKQSIHYLGMIKNYMCRQETLLSTLSILNKYIHFHAEGFSLAITSSDQYYRMGFHHLQQNYFTAQKAQYSLAAYYSILTELIGHDNHTKYIYLTQPKPLQNSHYFENKFRCKIHFSAKEDAIYVPKSLLLKKPAIQINTESQLPSDNGTSHQFSHLKTLEFIQQTIKSLLATGECNKNNIALCMGIHPKKLQRLLAENNTSYRESIEQVRRQEAIKLLRQPQLSLSMIALKLGYGELAIFSRNFKTWFNQTPSQWRQQNGLS; from the coding sequence ATGGATATGACTTATTTTATTCGAGCAGCATGCTTAAATGGGTATGAAGATATTGTACGAGGCTATGGACAAAATCCAGATAAATTACTCAAGAACGCTGGTATCATTCCTAGTCAGTTACGAGATCCAGACACATTCATATTCTATGATCATTTTTTAAAAGCCATTGAACTTGCGAGTAGAGAATGTGCTAACGACGTATTCGGATTAGAATTAGGCTTAAAACAAAGTATCCATTATTTAGGTATGATCAAAAACTATATGTGCCGTCAGGAAACGCTCCTCAGTACCTTATCTATTTTGAATAAATACATTCATTTTCATGCTGAAGGCTTTTCTTTGGCTATTACTTCCAGTGATCAATATTACCGAATGGGATTTCATCATTTACAACAAAACTACTTTACTGCACAAAAAGCTCAATACTCATTAGCAGCATATTACAGCATCTTAACCGAACTTATCGGTCACGATAATCATACTAAATACATATATTTAACACAGCCTAAGCCATTACAAAACAGTCATTACTTTGAAAATAAATTTCGTTGTAAAATTCATTTTTCAGCTAAAGAAGACGCCATTTATGTACCGAAATCTTTGTTATTAAAAAAGCCAGCCATTCAAATTAATACAGAGAGCCAGCTACCTAGCGACAATGGCACATCACACCAATTTTCTCATTTAAAAACCTTAGAATTTATTCAACAGACTATAAAATCATTATTAGCCACTGGTGAATGTAATAAGAACAACATTGCCCTTTGCATGGGGATTCACCCTAAAAAGTTGCAACGTTTGCTGGCAGAGAACAACACCAGTTACCGGGAAAGTATCGAACAAGTGCGCAGACAAGAAGCCATCAAATTACTGCGACAACCTCAGCTATCTCTTTCTATGATTGCGCTCAAACTAGGCTACGGCGAGCTGGCGATTTTTAGCCGCAACTTTAAAACTTGGTTTAACCAAACACCTAGTCAGTGGCGGCAACAAAATGGTCTGAGCTAA
- a CDS encoding VOC family protein, with translation MNQHEKLNYVEFGANDLEATKAFFESAFGWQFVDYGPEYCAFSDQGLDGGFFKPDVCSQTQTGGALLVFYSADIQLTLDKVTKQGGKIIKPIYEFPGGRRFHFLEPSGNEFAVWSE, from the coding sequence ATGAATCAACATGAAAAGCTCAATTACGTCGAATTTGGTGCCAACGATCTTGAAGCAACCAAAGCCTTTTTTGAATCTGCTTTCGGCTGGCAGTTCGTCGATTATGGCCCTGAATATTGCGCCTTTTCTGATCAAGGATTAGACGGCGGATTTTTCAAACCGGACGTATGCAGTCAAACGCAAACGGGCGGGGCATTACTGGTTTTTTATAGTGCTGATATTCAATTAACGCTAGATAAGGTCACCAAGCAAGGCGGCAAGATCATCAAGCCGATTTATGAATTTCCCGGCGGTCGACGTTTCCATTTTTTAGAGCCAAGTGGCAATGAATTTGCGGTTTGGTCTGAGTAG
- a CDS encoding GMC oxidoreductase — protein sequence MSENNFDFDQVIIGSGFGGSVSALRLSEKGHRVLVLEKGKRRRDDEFAETSMDRKNYIWMPSIGWKGVTQFTVTPKVTILHGAGVGGGSQVYANVHMIPDDEVFNSPSWTKTRSDWKDTLAPFYALAQRMLGTTYNEYTNIADDTLREVAEEFGYGESFTSVSTGVFFPQGEDKEQGKTFSDPYFNGDGPDRATCKLCAGCTIGCRHNAKNTLMKNYLYFAERNGVEIRAESQVLKLEPIGKDDGSEGYFVTVKETVGKKSRQYTVRTRGVVVSAGVMGTIPLLLRMRDGEKTLPNISLMLGKQVRTNSETLITANNMNAEVSEGVSISSFASVDEQTNLEITRFGEGSDGIWWYLPYVPLVSGEGWSRVWAMLKNTILHPIKTYKVWKPKGKARNSIMMLVMQKSEAFLHFEWNRSWYNGFKEGVTYVQKPGDTPLTVSFPSAEKATDIYAKKLGGQAGSALSEILTGAPMTAHIMSGVPIGSDSTNGVVDQTGEVFGYKNLRVLDASIIPGNLGVNPSLTITALSEHAMSLLPVFDEERAAKIKPILFSEPLKGQVSALTGSGDLIARLKPQEA from the coding sequence ATGAGTGAAAATAATTTTGATTTCGACCAAGTGATTATTGGTTCGGGCTTTGGTGGCTCCGTGAGCGCATTACGTTTAAGTGAGAAAGGTCATCGAGTATTGGTTTTAGAAAAAGGCAAACGTCGTCGTGATGATGAGTTTGCTGAAACCAGTATGGACCGTAAGAATTATATTTGGATGCCATCTATTGGTTGGAAAGGGGTGACTCAATTTACGGTGACACCTAAAGTGACGATTTTGCATGGTGCAGGCGTCGGCGGAGGATCACAAGTTTATGCGAATGTGCATATGATTCCGGATGATGAAGTCTTTAATTCTCCCTCTTGGACAAAAACACGCTCTGACTGGAAAGATACTCTGGCTCCATTTTATGCATTAGCTCAACGTATGTTAGGTACGACTTATAACGAATATACTAATATTGCTGATGACACATTACGTGAGGTAGCGGAAGAATTTGGCTACGGTGAGAGCTTTACGTCTGTCAGTACAGGGGTTTTCTTTCCGCAAGGCGAAGACAAAGAGCAAGGTAAAACTTTCTCTGATCCATACTTTAATGGTGATGGCCCTGATCGTGCTACTTGTAAATTATGCGCAGGTTGTACGATTGGTTGTCGTCATAATGCCAAAAATACGCTCATGAAAAACTATTTGTACTTTGCTGAGCGTAATGGTGTTGAAATTCGCGCGGAATCTCAGGTTTTGAAATTGGAGCCTATTGGAAAAGACGATGGTAGCGAAGGCTATTTTGTCACAGTCAAAGAAACAGTAGGTAAAAAGTCACGTCAATACACTGTTCGTACACGTGGTGTCGTTGTATCTGCTGGCGTAATGGGCACCATTCCTTTGTTACTTCGCATGCGTGATGGTGAGAAAACATTACCGAATATTTCGCTAATGTTGGGTAAACAGGTTCGAACAAACTCAGAAACACTGATTACCGCTAACAATATGAATGCAGAAGTAAGTGAAGGGGTGAGTATTAGCTCGTTTGCTTCAGTTGACGAGCAAACCAACTTAGAAATAACACGCTTTGGTGAAGGTTCTGATGGCATTTGGTGGTATTTACCTTATGTGCCCCTTGTCAGTGGTGAAGGTTGGTCTCGTGTTTGGGCTATGCTGAAAAACACTATTTTGCACCCGATAAAAACGTATAAAGTCTGGAAACCAAAAGGGAAAGCCAGAAATTCTATCATGATGCTAGTGATGCAAAAATCGGAAGCATTCCTACATTTTGAGTGGAATCGTAGTTGGTATAATGGTTTCAAAGAAGGGGTAACCTATGTACAGAAACCTGGCGATACCCCATTAACGGTATCCTTTCCTTCGGCAGAAAAAGCGACTGATATTTATGCTAAAAAATTAGGTGGCCAAGCGGGTTCTGCTTTATCGGAGATACTCACTGGGGCTCCAATGACAGCACATATCATGAGTGGCGTTCCTATCGGTTCTGATAGCACCAATGGCGTTGTTGACCAAACTGGTGAGGTTTTTGGTTATAAAAATTTGAGAGTTCTTGATGCTTCGATTATTCCAGGTAATTTAGGTGTAAATCCATCATTAACCATTACTGCACTATCTGAACATGCGATGAGTCTTCTTCCTGTATTTGATGAAGAACGTGCCGCTAAGATTAAGCCAATTCTTTTCTCTGAACCTCTAAAAGGCCAAGTGTCGGCGTTAACGGGTTCAGGGGATTTGATTGCGCGACTCAAACCGCAAGAAGCGTAG
- the cueO gene encoding multicopper oxidase CueO: MDRRRFLKLSSAATVVGFGLPHIPSALAQSSQQSQQTPLPIPELIDTSKGLTQLTIQSGKSQFLPNKSTSTCGINGAFLGPVLKVRSGQDTQIKVTNTLDEAMTLHWHGLEIPGNLDGGPHQLIQPTDSWTLTLPIRQPAATCWFHPHQHPKTAEYVIKGIAGMMLIEDDITDGLHLPSDWGHDQIPLVIQDRRFKDDGEFDYDLLDIVNVSMGYAGNQVLVNGAIYPKATVNTGWVRFHVLNGSNARTYRLTASDEREFYVVASDAGLLDKPVKMSQIDITSGERYDILVKLQDNQTFDWVTLPVKQMGMMHAPFNRPFPLVTIESNNQQGNGTLPSTLATLPPVNASVAKIKREVILGMPEELDRQAMQVMMARQSSASNTSMSSMAKRMEMKGSHAKHNTHSMDMQDMDHGSMMAADTDHSFTREELLHINTINGRPFDMQRIDFEAKQHQFEHWVISQGKDHMLHPFHIHGCRFRVLSIDGKTPPAHLSGWKDTISVFPMGQTELLVQFNHLANKDYPYMAHCHILEHEDTGMMMQFAVSA, translated from the coding sequence ATGGATCGCCGTCGATTTTTAAAATTAAGCTCTGCCGCCACTGTTGTTGGGTTCGGCTTACCACATATTCCTTCCGCTTTGGCACAATCCAGCCAGCAATCTCAACAAACTCCTTTACCCATCCCTGAATTAATTGATACATCTAAAGGACTAACTCAACTTACGATTCAGTCAGGAAAAAGCCAGTTTTTGCCCAATAAATCCACCTCAACTTGTGGCATTAATGGCGCATTTTTAGGCCCAGTGTTAAAAGTACGTTCTGGGCAAGATACTCAAATCAAAGTGACTAATACACTTGATGAAGCTATGACTCTGCATTGGCATGGTTTGGAAATTCCGGGAAATTTGGACGGTGGACCGCACCAATTAATCCAACCTACTGACAGTTGGACCTTAACACTACCAATTCGCCAACCTGCCGCAACCTGTTGGTTTCATCCGCATCAACACCCAAAAACCGCGGAATACGTTATCAAAGGCATTGCGGGTATGATGTTGATTGAAGATGACATAACGGATGGATTACATTTACCATCTGACTGGGGACACGATCAAATCCCACTCGTCATTCAAGATCGTCGCTTTAAAGACGATGGTGAGTTTGACTATGACTTGCTCGACATCGTGAATGTCTCAATGGGTTACGCGGGTAATCAAGTTCTCGTTAATGGTGCCATTTACCCTAAAGCAACCGTCAACACCGGCTGGGTTCGTTTCCATGTATTAAATGGCTCAAATGCCAGAACATATCGTTTGACTGCCTCTGATGAACGCGAGTTTTATGTTGTTGCGTCTGATGCTGGCTTGTTGGATAAACCCGTCAAAATGTCTCAAATCGATATCACTTCCGGTGAGCGTTACGATATTTTGGTCAAACTACAAGATAACCAAACATTTGACTGGGTCACATTACCAGTCAAACAGATGGGCATGATGCACGCGCCGTTTAATCGACCATTTCCTTTAGTCACCATTGAAAGTAATAACCAGCAAGGAAATGGAACACTGCCAAGCACACTCGCTACACTACCGCCAGTGAATGCCTCTGTTGCCAAAATCAAACGAGAAGTCATTTTAGGCATGCCAGAAGAGCTCGATAGACAAGCAATGCAAGTTATGATGGCAAGGCAATCCAGCGCTTCAAATACGTCTATGTCTAGCATGGCAAAACGCATGGAAATGAAAGGCTCTCACGCCAAACATAATACGCATAGTATGGACATGCAGGATATGGATCACGGTAGCATGATGGCTGCCGATACTGACCACAGTTTTACTAGAGAAGAGCTACTACACATCAATACTATTAATGGCCGCCCTTTTGATATGCAACGCATTGATTTTGAAGCCAAACAACACCAATTTGAGCACTGGGTTATCAGCCAAGGTAAAGATCACATGCTGCATCCTTTCCATATTCATGGCTGCCGCTTTAGAGTGCTGTCTATTGATGGAAAAACCCCACCAGCACACTTAAGTGGGTGGAAAGATACTATTAGCGTGTTCCCTATGGGACAAACTGAATTACTGGTGCAATTTAATCATCTGGCGAATAAGGACTATCCGTACATGGCGCACTGCCATATTTTAGAGCATGAAGACACTGGAATGATGATGCAATTTGCCGTTTCGGCATAA
- a CDS encoding coniferyl aldehyde dehydrogenase codes for MNQTTAGISTESSELSGNPEAISAMLTEALNAQRQAFKKHGQESYEERRTHLKNLKSLLMDNREAIIEAISRDYGNRSRHETLFAEIVTVADDISTTLKHLKKWMKVQKRKVDHTMYFGAKNRVIPQALGVIGFLVPWNFPINLSFAGLAGAFSAGNRAMVKMSENSVELTKLLQELTPKYFSADKLQFFVETGCVGIEFSKLPFDHLFFTGSGATGRKVMAACAENLTPVTLELGGKSPAIIDTEYPMEKAVERILFVKRFNAGQICVNVDYVFVHETQKDEFIKYSKAWITKHCPDIHHVDYTSLINDDAFLRLSETLKDAEERGATVINMCDQEADASTRKFPMTYILDAPDDSIIAQRETFGPILMVKTYNNPEEVIDYIVERDRPLAFYPFSNNKKLIDRYISSVLSGGVCVNDALLHVAQHDLPFGGVGGSGMGHYHGYEGFMTFSKMRPVFYQANFSFMKFLAPPYGDFATNVLNFLAKIK; via the coding sequence ATGAATCAAACTACAGCAGGCATTTCGACTGAAAGTTCGGAGTTAAGTGGAAATCCGGAAGCAATCAGTGCGATGCTAACAGAGGCTTTAAATGCTCAAAGACAAGCATTTAAAAAGCATGGTCAAGAAAGCTATGAGGAGCGACGAACTCACCTCAAAAACTTGAAAAGTTTGTTAATGGATAATCGTGAAGCAATCATTGAGGCGATAAGTAGAGATTATGGTAATCGATCGCGTCATGAAACGTTATTTGCTGAAATTGTGACTGTAGCCGATGATATTTCAACGACACTTAAACATTTAAAAAAATGGATGAAGGTACAGAAGCGTAAAGTCGATCACACCATGTATTTCGGTGCTAAGAACCGAGTTATTCCTCAAGCACTAGGTGTGATTGGCTTTCTTGTTCCTTGGAATTTCCCGATTAATTTGAGTTTTGCTGGTTTAGCAGGTGCTTTCTCTGCGGGTAATCGCGCAATGGTGAAAATGTCGGAAAACTCGGTTGAACTGACAAAGTTGCTGCAAGAACTCACACCTAAGTATTTCTCTGCAGATAAATTACAGTTTTTCGTTGAGACGGGTTGTGTTGGTATTGAATTTTCTAAACTTCCTTTTGATCATTTGTTCTTTACTGGTTCTGGTGCAACAGGTCGAAAAGTGATGGCTGCGTGTGCTGAAAATTTAACACCAGTTACATTGGAATTAGGAGGAAAGTCTCCAGCGATTATCGACACAGAATACCCTATGGAAAAAGCAGTTGAGCGTATTTTGTTTGTGAAACGTTTTAATGCAGGTCAGATCTGTGTCAATGTTGATTACGTTTTTGTTCATGAAACTCAAAAAGATGAATTTATTAAATATTCTAAAGCGTGGATTACAAAACATTGCCCGGATATCCATCATGTTGATTATACATCTCTTATTAATGATGATGCTTTTCTTCGGTTGTCAGAAACCTTGAAGGATGCGGAAGAGCGTGGAGCCACAGTAATCAACATGTGTGATCAAGAAGCCGATGCAAGCACACGTAAATTTCCCATGACTTATATTCTTGATGCACCAGATGATTCGATCATTGCTCAGCGTGAAACTTTTGGGCCTATTCTTATGGTCAAAACCTATAATAATCCCGAAGAAGTTATTGATTATATCGTTGAACGAGATCGTCCTTTAGCATTCTATCCATTTAGTAATAATAAAAAATTAATCGATCGCTATATCAGCTCAGTTCTGTCTGGTGGTGTTTGTGTCAATGATGCATTACTCCATGTTGCGCAACATGACCTACCGTTTGGCGGTGTTGGTGGCAGTGGAATGGGGCATTATCATGGCTATGAAGGCTTTATGACTTTTTCTAAAATGCGCCCAGTATTCTATCAAGCTAACTTTTCATTTATGAAGTTCTTAGCTCCACCTTATGGTGACTTTGCTACTAACGTTCTGAATTTCTTGGCTAAAATAAAATAA
- a CDS encoding NAD-dependent epimerase/dehydratase family protein, with protein sequence MNQQQITVCGCGWLGLPLAAELVKQGFLVFGTKQLKSDALALNQFGIQGIPLSLPVNFSDSDSELELLISAFCSDFLIINVPPGRTETSHTESNAVLYKRKIQSLSNLAKQAGCKKIIFISTTSVYADCEGEVTEDTPTAPNTESGHAHVWLENWLQQQWQDNVVIVRLSGLIGTDRHPAKHIVKRFENTQQPLDNGLTPVNLIHQHDVIQAISNIVCRWPSRKVLHLAASTHPSRAEYYQAMANELGLTPPQFVMNGSDSKLINAQLSCQELGLALKYDDLMAFAPYQ encoded by the coding sequence ATGAATCAACAACAAATCACGGTTTGTGGTTGCGGCTGGTTAGGTTTACCGCTCGCAGCCGAACTTGTAAAGCAAGGCTTTCTCGTTTTTGGAACTAAGCAATTAAAAAGTGATGCGCTCGCACTCAATCAATTTGGCATTCAAGGCATTCCATTATCTTTGCCGGTTAATTTTTCAGATTCAGACAGCGAACTTGAGCTACTCATCTCAGCATTTTGTTCAGATTTCTTAATCATCAATGTGCCACCCGGTCGCACGGAAACGAGTCACACAGAAAGTAACGCAGTACTCTACAAACGAAAAATTCAAAGCTTATCGAATTTAGCCAAACAAGCTGGTTGTAAAAAAATCATCTTCATTAGCACCACCAGTGTTTACGCGGATTGCGAAGGCGAAGTCACCGAAGACACCCCAACGGCTCCGAATACAGAATCGGGCCACGCCCATGTTTGGCTGGAAAACTGGCTGCAACAACAATGGCAAGATAATGTGGTGATTGTGCGTTTATCCGGTTTGATTGGCACCGACCGTCACCCTGCTAAGCATATTGTGAAACGCTTCGAGAACACTCAACAACCGCTAGACAATGGCTTAACGCCGGTCAATTTGATCCACCAGCACGATGTCATTCAAGCGATTTCTAATATTGTATGCCGTTGGCCTTCGCGCAAAGTGCTGCATCTGGCAGCATCGACTCACCCTAGCCGCGCAGAATATTATCAAGCAATGGCGAATGAACTGGGCTTAACGCCGCCACAGTTTGTGATGAATGGCTCAGACAGCAAGTTGATCAACGCGCAACTCAGCTGTCAAGAATTAGGTTTAGCGCTCAAATACGATGACTTGATGGCCTTTGCGCCGTATCAATAG
- a CDS encoding sugar O-acetyltransferase: MPDTVDEFSVKTLIDNALIEQQMQCKEWLYDFNHSRPREEALRKELLGKILNNYQGTHIEPPFICDMGKNLTIGKGGFINYSLTVLDIAPVTIGDHVLIAPNVQLCAASHPILLRERIQPFACGEPITIGDCVWLGAGVIVLGGVSIGNNSVIGAGSVVTKDIPDNVIAVGNPCRVIKTIDHGKLPTQADIDAIIEKYGLESWE; encoded by the coding sequence ATGCCTGATACTGTGGACGAATTTAGCGTTAAAACCTTAATTGACAATGCCTTGATTGAGCAACAAATGCAATGCAAAGAATGGTTATATGACTTTAATCACTCGCGCCCGCGAGAAGAAGCATTGCGTAAAGAGTTGCTAGGTAAAATTTTAAATAATTATCAAGGTACACACATCGAGCCACCTTTTATTTGCGATATGGGTAAAAATCTCACTATCGGCAAAGGTGGCTTTATTAATTATAGTTTGACGGTGCTAGATATTGCCCCGGTAACTATTGGCGATCATGTTTTGATTGCGCCGAATGTACAGTTGTGCGCCGCTAGCCACCCGATATTGTTGCGAGAGCGCATCCAACCTTTTGCTTGTGGTGAGCCGATCACCATTGGTGATTGCGTGTGGCTGGGTGCTGGTGTGATTGTGCTAGGCGGCGTGAGCATCGGTAATAACAGCGTAATAGGAGCGGGCAGTGTGGTGACCAAAGACATTCCGGATAATGTCATCGCGGTTGGCAACCCATGTCGGGTCATTAAAACCATTGATCATGGTAAACTGCCCACTCAAGCGGATATCGATGCCATTATTGAGAAATATGGTCTAGAAAGCTGGGAATAG
- a CDS encoding DsbA family oxidoreductase, whose translation MSNSKLKIDIISDVVCPWCVIGVKHLKDAVVKNNWQDRIDIEWYPFELNPDMPPEGENLRDHISRKYGASAEESAANRQRLIEFGKSVGFEFNFTEDFRIYNTRQCHILLDYAHSVGLQTQLKIALFTAYFTEGKNISDIDVLLSVGEEIGLEVDEMIAYLHDSAEHDKIDVIEDQWREMGISGVPTIVFNNEQGLTGAQSVESYEEMLKQYLD comes from the coding sequence ATGTCTAATTCCAAACTCAAAATTGATATTATTTCCGACGTAGTTTGCCCCTGGTGTGTCATCGGTGTGAAGCACCTCAAAGACGCCGTAGTCAAAAACAACTGGCAAGATCGTATTGATATCGAATGGTATCCGTTTGAGTTAAACCCAGATATGCCACCTGAAGGAGAAAACCTACGCGATCACATTAGTCGAAAGTATGGCGCATCAGCTGAAGAAAGTGCAGCAAACCGTCAACGTTTGATTGAATTTGGAAAATCCGTTGGTTTTGAGTTTAACTTCACTGAAGATTTTCGTATCTACAACACCCGCCAGTGTCATATTTTACTCGATTATGCTCATTCTGTCGGTCTGCAAACACAACTGAAAATTGCCCTTTTCACTGCCTACTTTACCGAGGGCAAAAACATCTCCGATATTGATGTGCTTTTGAGTGTTGGTGAAGAAATTGGCCTTGAAGTCGATGAAATGATTGCTTATCTACACGATAGTGCGGAGCACGATAAAATTGATGTGATTGAAGATCAATGGCGTGAAATGGGCATTTCTGGCGTACCAACGATTGTCTTCAATAATGAGCAAGGTCTAACCGGAGCTCAAAGCGTTGAAAGCTATGAAGAAATGTTAAAGCAATATTTGGATTAA
- a CDS encoding AAA family ATPase, whose protein sequence is MNKNTDITLTLIRGLPGSGKSTLAKQLAEKTGAIHLETDMYFVGEDGQYRFEPLKLEAAHLWCQQQTEQHLQQGCSVIVSNTFVRHWEIAAYQAIAKKLNVKLDIQVCEGNFGSVHDIAPETLKKMKAKWQK, encoded by the coding sequence TTGAACAAAAATACCGATATCACACTCACTTTAATTCGTGGTTTACCGGGCTCTGGCAAATCGACTTTAGCCAAACAACTTGCCGAAAAAACCGGTGCAATTCATCTGGAAACCGATATGTATTTTGTCGGCGAAGATGGTCAATATCGTTTTGAGCCCCTCAAACTGGAGGCGGCGCATCTGTGGTGTCAGCAACAAACTGAACAGCATTTGCAGCAAGGCTGTAGTGTGATTGTATCGAACACTTTCGTGCGACATTGGGAGATAGCTGCTTATCAAGCAATCGCGAAGAAACTGAATGTGAAACTGGACATCCAAGTGTGTGAAGGCAACTTTGGTAGTGTTCATGATATTGCGCCTGAAACACTTAAGAAAATGAAAGCCAAATGGCAGAAATAA
- a CDS encoding HPP family protein produces the protein MQQILKHSQNLFSKILLQLGIDHAGGQIISAIPLIERIKVSVTGFCALFLVVLISQSVQGSDAKMLLIGSMGASSVILFALPSSPLAKPWPYLVGHIMSACIGLTLSFFIGDLALLAATTIACVLMMMYILECMHPPAAATALVPVLASQHSEVGQDILLPICLNVLVFFVASQLLSRLILKKRWLKPAANYDPVHLHHDQTPLKRLGLQTDDLRQAINSFDSVLAVSQEELETIYQQAQKLAYQRRSGEILSRDIMSSDVITASADMPLGMAWKLLHKHKISMLPVVNEERELLGVISSVDFLKNLTVPSYSGLLKHLNRMLVKRKHRKEVNNQVKDLMVTDVIAVKDTDHIVALVPLLSDIGLHHIPVLDSDQKLCGIITQSDLIGALYSVNQN, from the coding sequence ATGCAGCAAATTCTTAAGCATTCTCAAAATCTTTTTTCCAAAATATTGCTCCAGCTAGGTATTGACCATGCAGGGGGGCAGATCATATCTGCGATTCCTTTGATTGAAAGAATCAAAGTTTCAGTTACGGGGTTTTGCGCGTTATTTTTGGTGGTGCTGATCAGTCAATCAGTACAGGGTAGTGATGCAAAGATGCTGCTGATTGGTTCGATGGGCGCGTCTTCGGTTATTTTGTTTGCGCTACCTTCTAGCCCATTAGCTAAGCCGTGGCCGTATCTTGTTGGGCATATTATGTCGGCATGTATTGGTTTAACGCTGAGCTTTTTTATTGGAGATTTGGCGCTGTTGGCTGCAACGACTATCGCTTGCGTGCTTATGATGATGTATATCTTAGAGTGCATGCATCCACCTGCGGCGGCGACAGCGTTAGTACCCGTTCTGGCTAGTCAGCATAGTGAAGTAGGGCAAGATATTTTGCTTCCAATTTGCTTAAACGTGTTGGTGTTTTTTGTCGCCAGCCAGTTGTTGTCGCGCTTGATATTGAAAAAGCGTTGGCTTAAACCAGCCGCAAATTACGATCCGGTACATCTTCATCATGATCAAACGCCATTAAAACGTTTGGGTTTGCAAACCGATGATTTACGCCAAGCGATCAACAGCTTTGATAGCGTGTTAGCGGTGAGCCAAGAAGAGTTGGAAACCATCTACCAACAAGCGCAAAAACTGGCTTATCAGCGCCGTAGTGGGGAAATTCTAAGCCGCGATATTATGTCTTCGGATGTAATCACCGCGTCAGCCGATATGCCGCTTGGAATGGCGTGGAAGCTGCTACATAAACACAAAATCAGCATGTTGCCAGTGGTGAACGAGGAGCGCGAATTATTGGGCGTGATATCCAGTGTCGATTTTTTGAAAAACCTGACCGTACCGAGCTATTCTGGTTTACTTAAGCATTTAAACCGAATGTTGGTGAAGCGTAAGCATCGCAAAGAAGTGAATAACCAAGTGAAAGATCTGATGGTGACGGATGTGATTGCGGTGAAAGATACCGACCATATTGTTGCCTTAGTGCCATTGCTGTCGGATATTGGCCTGCATCACATTCCTGTATTAGACAGCGATCAAAAGTTGTGTGGCATCATCACGCAATCTGATTTAATTGGCGCGTTGTATTCGGTCAATCAAAACTAA